A region from the Leptospira neocaledonica genome encodes:
- a CDS encoding ATP-binding protein, with product MDSFPEKILYYSVDLDELSKIRGEVREFLGEDCSDIVKGRIVFCLDEAMTNVIEHGFSEPDSSKIELRMKKNKGSWKFSILDQGVPFDPTKEKSETWKELYESGADGGFGLRSIKKIMVVRYQRLKNPPRNKLTLIHTR from the coding sequence ATGGATTCCTTTCCGGAAAAAATCCTATATTACTCCGTCGATCTGGATGAACTTTCTAAAATTCGGGGAGAGGTCCGCGAATTTTTGGGAGAGGACTGTTCTGACATCGTCAAAGGCCGGATCGTATTCTGCCTTGACGAAGCTATGACTAACGTAATAGAGCATGGATTTTCGGAACCGGACTCTTCTAAAATTGAGTTAAGAATGAAAAAAAATAAAGGAAGCTGGAAGTTTTCCATCCTGGACCAAGGCGTTCCTTTCGATCCCACCAAAGAAAAAAGCGAAACCTGGAAGGAATTATACGAAAGCGGGGCCGACGGAGGTTTCGGATTACGTTCCATTAAGAAAATAATGGTCGTACGTTACCAACGTCTCAAAAATCCTCCGCGTAACAAACTTACTCTGATCCATACGAGATAA
- a CDS encoding STAS domain-containing protein — protein sequence MANLTFNEKVDGSKLILKVAGEIDAKTAPDLKIKLEAAVGNGIKTIICDCSALTYIASAGIGVLNSIQKFLKEKSGEIVFCSLKKEVKDTMELMYFTKKVRVFPSLDDALGGV from the coding sequence ATGGCAAACCTCACATTCAACGAAAAAGTGGACGGAAGCAAATTGATCCTCAAAGTTGCAGGAGAAATTGATGCTAAAACCGCTCCGGATCTAAAAATCAAATTAGAAGCAGCGGTAGGAAACGGGATCAAGACAATCATCTGTGATTGTTCCGCTCTGACTTATATCGCTTCTGCAGGGATCGGCGTTTTAAACTCCATCCAAAAATTTTTGAAGGAAAAATCGGGTGAGATCGTTTTCTGCAGCCTTAAAAAGGAAGTAAAGGATACGATGGAACTTATGTATTTCACCAAAAAGGTGAGAGTATTTCCTTCTTTAGATGACGCGTTAGGCGGAGTTTGA
- a CDS encoding alpha/beta hydrolase has protein sequence MRYVKGSFSYLLIFAILPISVWNCGKVEKGRFFNDQAYHFQTIRALNDARSDGAETGEVLEAVKNIKEGDPQSWFSAWENLGNQVLERADQIQDPMSRGQAYLRAHNYLRTAEFFLDPEDEKRPSAFDKSVEVFHKGLDSLGVKYEKIRVPYGEYQLNAIYYPGPSGADHKPLIVLVGGFDSTLEELYFVLVRGAYERGFSVLTYEGPGQGSVLRKQNLGFTPEWEKPTKAVLDTFLASHTKPPKTILVGMSLGGYLAPRAAAFDKRFDGVVAYDVLYDFGEVAERTVPGIILWLEKKNYDNIIEFLVTIKSSFSPSFSWGVKNGKWTMKTKTSGETLKAFRAYTLESSAEKINQDVLILAGTEDHFIPIKQVEDFKRKLTNARSVTSVLYDRASGGGQHCQLGAQALWQADFFDWMKRFEKK, from the coding sequence ATGAGATATGTAAAGGGAAGTTTTAGTTATCTTTTGATTTTTGCGATATTGCCGATTTCTGTTTGGAATTGCGGTAAAGTCGAGAAAGGGCGTTTTTTTAACGACCAGGCTTACCATTTTCAAACCATAAGAGCCTTAAATGATGCCCGCAGCGACGGGGCTGAAACTGGAGAAGTTCTAGAAGCGGTTAAGAATATCAAAGAAGGAGATCCTCAATCCTGGTTTTCTGCCTGGGAGAACCTGGGTAATCAAGTGCTCGAGAGGGCGGATCAGATCCAAGATCCAATGAGCAGAGGCCAGGCATATTTAAGAGCGCATAACTATCTGCGCACAGCAGAATTCTTTCTAGACCCCGAAGATGAGAAACGACCTTCCGCTTTTGATAAATCCGTGGAAGTTTTTCATAAGGGTTTGGATTCTCTCGGAGTAAAATACGAAAAGATCCGAGTCCCGTACGGAGAATATCAATTAAATGCGATCTATTACCCTGGACCTTCCGGTGCAGATCATAAACCTTTGATCGTTCTTGTAGGCGGTTTCGATTCAACTTTGGAAGAGTTGTATTTTGTTCTTGTTCGCGGAGCTTATGAGAGAGGATTCAGCGTGCTTACGTACGAAGGGCCGGGCCAAGGCTCCGTTTTGCGAAAACAAAATTTGGGTTTTACTCCTGAATGGGAAAAACCGACGAAAGCAGTACTCGACACGTTTTTGGCCTCACATACGAAACCTCCCAAAACAATTTTGGTCGGTATGAGTTTAGGAGGATATCTTGCTCCCCGCGCTGCCGCATTTGACAAGAGATTTGATGGAGTAGTTGCTTATGACGTTTTGTATGATTTTGGAGAAGTTGCAGAACGTACCGTTCCTGGGATCATTCTCTGGCTAGAAAAGAAGAATTACGATAATATAATCGAGTTTCTAGTTACGATCAAATCCTCTTTTTCTCCTAGTTTTTCTTGGGGAGTAAAAAATGGGAAATGGACAATGAAGACAAAAACTTCGGGCGAGACTTTAAAAGCCTTTCGGGCTTATACTTTAGAATCCTCGGCGGAAAAAATTAACCAGGATGTTCTAATCCTAGCCGGGACAGAGGATCATTTCATTCCGATCAAACAAGTAGAAGACTTTAAACGTAAATTAACGAATGCAAGAAGTGTCACTTCAGTACTATATGATCGTGCGTCCGGCGGCGGGCAGCATTGTCAATTGGGTGCTCAGGCATTATGGCAAGCGGACTTTTTCGATTGGATGAAAAGGTTCGAAAAGAAATGA
- a CDS encoding TetR/AcrR family transcriptional regulator — protein MENALVWQIDPSQTFLEMDPKKKIVRNPVQDRSIARKENLIEAAYKLVKRNGYDETGIRDIVEEAGVSIGTFYAYYKDKNDIALEVIRKYSEEFYGNLASETIGSLPETADIVQIILEILTRMRKSALKNKKLHKEFAILYLADQELSIAVKKIERERIGKEVFKLLEYFGKNLKLRSEPASLLIAQRAMDDIITYMVLQGFDIPDEKILEETAIMIGKYLELS, from the coding sequence ATGGAAAATGCGCTTGTTTGGCAGATTGATCCTTCCCAAACATTTTTAGAGATGGACCCAAAGAAAAAAATAGTCCGAAACCCGGTACAAGATCGTTCTATCGCTCGAAAAGAGAATCTTATAGAAGCGGCCTATAAACTCGTAAAACGGAACGGATACGATGAAACGGGGATACGTGACATAGTTGAAGAAGCGGGAGTTTCTATCGGAACATTCTACGCGTACTATAAAGACAAAAACGATATCGCATTAGAAGTGATCCGAAAATACAGCGAGGAATTTTACGGTAATCTTGCCTCAGAAACTATCGGATCTCTTCCTGAAACTGCGGATATCGTCCAGATCATTTTGGAAATCCTGACTAGGATGAGAAAATCCGCCTTAAAGAACAAAAAACTACATAAAGAATTTGCAATACTTTATCTTGCAGACCAGGAACTTTCAATTGCTGTAAAAAAAATAGAAAGAGAAAGGATCGGAAAAGAAGTTTTCAAACTGCTGGAATACTTCGGAAAAAATCTGAAGCTAAGGTCCGAACCGGCTTCTCTTTTGATCGCCCAAAGAGCCATGGACGATATCATAACGTATATGGTACTCCAAGGATTCGATATTCCGGATGAAAAGATCTTAGAAGAAACCGCGATTATGATCGGAAAATATTTGGAGCTTTCATAA